In one window of Chitinivibrionales bacterium DNA:
- a CDS encoding MCE family protein, with product MSLTVSQRARLGVFLIAGAIFTGLFIVTTVGIRLREREKVYYAIWEGESLSGLEPGAAVKFHGIRIGKVEKISYNPKNLQKIKVAMKIQHDFPMKEDMVAQLYMMGITMQLYIDILGGSSEADLLPPQSVIPTKPSMMSAISGKAEVIVAKLEQLLNNINTVTHPDSLRAVKEIIDNVAVITGDAKSFLDNVRPNIEQISNSAQNIFTSVDSIALDIKKVANELSGTIEKGNTAGILTSVDSTMRSLRNISETLDLTLKQSREDIMVSLINLREALENANELTKMLSENPSLLIRGDQKRERDFR from the coding sequence ATGAGTCTGACTGTATCCCAGCGAGCCCGATTGGGAGTATTTTTAATTGCCGGTGCAATATTCACCGGCCTCTTTATCGTCACTACTGTTGGAATCCGCCTCCGGGAGCGGGAAAAAGTTTATTATGCAATCTGGGAAGGCGAATCTCTCAGCGGACTCGAACCCGGCGCGGCGGTCAAGTTTCACGGCATTCGCATCGGAAAAGTCGAAAAAATCTCCTACAACCCGAAAAATCTTCAAAAAATCAAAGTTGCCATGAAAATCCAGCATGATTTCCCCATGAAAGAAGATATGGTCGCCCAACTCTATATGATGGGAATAACCATGCAGCTTTATATCGATATCCTCGGTGGATCGTCCGAAGCCGATCTGCTTCCTCCGCAATCGGTTATCCCGACCAAACCGTCAATGATGTCGGCTATATCCGGAAAGGCTGAAGTTATTGTGGCTAAGCTCGAGCAATTGCTCAATAACATAAATACCGTCACCCATCCCGACAGCCTCAGAGCAGTCAAAGAAATTATCGATAATGTTGCGGTCATTACCGGGGATGCAAAATCATTTTTGGATAACGTCAGGCCGAATATCGAGCAGATATCCAATTCTGCACAGAATATTTTCACCTCAGTCGACAGCATTGCGCTCGATATCAAGAAGGTGGCCAATGAATTGTCGGGCACTATCGAAAAGGGAAACACCGCCGGAATCTTGACCTCGGTCGATTCCACAATGCGTTCATTAAGAAATATTTCAGAAACTCTGGATCTTACCCTTAAGCAGAGCCGTGAAGATATCATGGTATCGTTGATCAACCTTCGTGAAGCCTTGGAAAATGCGAATGAACTGACCAAAATGCTGTCCGAAAACCCATCCCTGCTTATCCGGGGAGACCAGAAAAGAGAAAGAGATTTCAGATGA